GGATCAGGAACGAGAGAGGCAGCGGCGGCTGGAAATAGACCGAGGTAGGTAGCCATCTCTTTTCTGGTCTCTGCCGGGTCCTTATCCCAGCCAACTGGCCGTCAGCTTCTGGAGCTCGGAGCCAGCAGAGGAGCCATGCTGAGCAGTGGGGAACAGTGTGGTAAGAGACGACATCTTCTTTGACAGATCTCTCTCCAGGCCTGGCTTCCTCACTGGCCCTGCGGTCAGAGTCAACTGCTTGTCTTTCTGCCTGCTGGGAGGGTTAATAAGTATCTCAAATTAAACATGGCTAAGCCGGGTCCTCTTCAGCATCTCCCTGTGTTCCCCAGTAATGAGAAATCACCATCCCTGTGGTTACTCAGTCCTGAAATTGGAAAGCTGTCCACGATTCCTTTCTTCTGATTCTCTCCCATCCCACCTGTCAGCAGTGGCTCCTCAGGGCCACCACCTCATGGACTGCCACAGGACCTCCTAGCACAATGTCCTGGCTCCACACCTGTGCCCTCTCCACAAAGCCATTTTCCACACAACAGCCAGGGaggtctttttaaaacataagtcagTTCTGCTGCCATTTGCTTAAAACCCTCTCATGGCTTCCGACTGAACTTAGAATGAAATTCAAACTCAGTCACATGGCTGACAAGGCCACTGTGGCACACACCTGTTTGCTTCTCTGGCCTCACTCCACACACCAGTGAGAGGATGCAGTCGACTTGAGCCACACGAGCCTGAACACACCAAGCACAGTCTCATCTTAGGGGCTTTGCTTGGTTTCCTTTCCCTGGCTTCCGGCTTCAGCTTCGTGTAGTCCCTCCTGTCTCTGCTCATATGTTGCCTTAGGTTAACCTTAACCCTTTCACAACCACCCAGACTAGAATGGCCAGTGCATCTGTCACTGTCATATCCTCAGTTATTTCCTCGATGGCTCACATCACTGTCTTTCTTTGTTcactttatttattgtttgtctccTCCTCGAGAAGGCAGACGATTTAGGCACTGCAGCCTGACTTTTTTTCACTGCCGTATCTCAGGCACTTAGaacaaggcctggcacacagcaggcgctATGTCGGCCAGCTGGCTGACTTCTGAGCCTGCCTACTGGAGGACTCCTGTGCTTGGAGGGACATACACAGTACTGATCACAGGCGGACCCTGAGATCGGAACCTCATGACCATCCCTGTACACACGTGGCTGCTGTACCGCCTGTGTTTACTCTGACCGCTGCTGCTTTTGCTTCTGGATGGCACGTGTCGTCCCGAGGCTGCATGGAGTGTGTTCTTGGCATTCTCAGTGCCCAGCTGGAACTTGGAGCTTGTTTGTCTGTAGAGAAGCAGTGGAAAGCTACAGTACTAAGAGTGCTACTTTTCAGCTACAGGATAGTTCAAAGAGGCTTTTGAGCCCTAAAAGGACATGTAACCACCATTTGTGGCATTCTGGCTTTGGAAAAATGCAGCCTTCCAGATAACTAATTTGGAAATGCATTTTTGGAACCCAGTAATTTGTAAGTTGGCTACTGTGTAAACATACTTGGGCTGTGAAGTAAATCTGAGCGTGACATAGGCTCCCAAGTTGGAGTCGAGAGAGCACCCTCTGACAAAGTGTTAGTCTTGCTTTTTCAGGAGAACATTTCCATCCTCTCTAACCCCGAACTGAGTGCTCAGTTTTCTTCCTGCTAGCCCTCTCCATGCCACGTTCCTTTCTGAAGCTTGCGAAGACAGGAATCAACACCtccattatttcttctcttcataGTTGGCGTTGTGCAAGGCTGTCAATGGCTGTGTCTTCTGAATCAGTACCTAATTCTAAAGGAGCACCAGATTCATCACCTCCGCCTTTCTTATTCCCTGCTAGTTACATCCCCCTAATCTCTGCTGCTTGTGGCTAGGAACCCCTTAATAAGGATCCATTCGATAAACCCTGAGAGCAGCTTATTGTATTTTAGGGAGGGCTTACTTCCCTGAGATTGCCTTCTAATACACCTTATGTGAGCCACGGCATAAGGGAAAGAGCCTGAATCCACACTTTTAATCACTTGGGAAAGCAAGCTGGAGGTCTGTGGGAGAAGCCACTTTTGGATCTCCTTTCTCGTAGAGGCCGAGAAGAAGTGGGAGGCCAAGCAGCGAGCTAAGGAGGCTCAGGAGCGGGAGCTGCGGAAGCGGGAGAAGGCGGAAGAGAAGGAGCGCCGGAGAAAGGAGTACGACGCCCTCAAAGCAGCCAAGCGGGAGCAGGAGAAGAAACCTAAGAAGGAAACAAACCAGGCCCCGAGTACGTTTTCCTCTCAGTTGCAGGGTTCCAGCAGGAGTGCAGTGGGGGGACTTGCCTGTGTTTTCAGGATAGATGAGCGAGTGAGAGAATGAGCTTGTAAACCTTGTCAGATGCAATATACTCTAAGGCCTGGGAGTAACTTGGAGGGTCTGCTTGCAGGGAGCAAGGGGACCCTCCAAGTGCCCTGGCTGGTTTGTTTCCCCAGTGTCACATGCTTATGTGCAGATGTTTGGGTCAGATGTGGCTTAGAACATTCCCAGAACAGGGTGTTGCCCTTTTTGTAAGGGTTATAGTCTGAAGTCACCCAGAATGGTGAAGACTGCATATGTTCACATTACTCTTAAAAGTCCCTGATgtcaggtggggagggtatagctctggtagagtgcgtgcctagcatgcaggaagtcctgggttcaatccccagtctctctattaaaaaaaaaaagaaagaaaaagtccctGATGTCACCCATGAGGTGTACTGGGCTTTGAGTGTGTGGTGCCATCTCGGTACCACCTGCACTGCCTGAGATTTTCTTTACAAGTTGGACCAGGTCACTCTCTTTGGTGAGCACCAGGGGAATCATTTAATCTGTGTTCAGGGAACCATGTTGTATAAAAAATACTCACTAGTGTTTTACCTGAATATGTCCTGTTGGATTTGTGTAGTGGTGTGGATCCACGGATGAGGGAGGACCATGTATCCTCTGGGCCAAAAGGGACCCCTGAGGGAGAGGCGCTTGAGCAGGGAAGAAGCTCTGTAGGGAGTGGAGGCCTGTACCTGTCCCTGCTCATCCCCactggccttgagcaagtcacccCCTCACacctttttgtttcctctgtgtaAATGAGGATCATACCTCCTTATAGGGTAGTGATAGGAAGTGAAAAAAGCTACTTGACAGAATCATGTAGTTCTTGGCCTGTGGGTGCTCAGTcgagttttttaaaatgttgcctaAAAGTCCCcaagccaattttttttctaattatacatacatttgttcattgcaaataatttctgtatATATCAGGAAATGGCGATTGCCTGTAACCCCCCGATTCCCAGCAGCAGCCGTTGTTACCAATATGGTGCACCGTTTTCCAGGCTTTCTTTTTATATGCAtcttatataataataatgacattaaCAGTATTAATACATTTCAAACCTGTTTCCCCAAATGGGAGACGCTCTATCCATGCTAGATGCTTCCTGGTGAGCACCTCCCTTGATCCCGAGGGGCCCAGATCATCGCCATGTTATGAAGGAGAACTTAGGACCCTCGGGACTATGCGCTATGTGAGGCAGAATGAGTCCAGTTTTGAATCTACTCCTCAAGATCCAAGGGAGAAGGAGTTTGTGTTTTAGTCTCTGCATAGCAACATTTTTAAGAGCTCAGACATTCTTAAAACCGTTTTCTCCTCAGGGCCTGGGGAGTTTTCAGCAGAACTGGGGTGTAAGTGGATCTGCACAGAGGAGACGAGCATTGATTGGTAGCGTGTGGGTCTCCTCAGACTGACTGGACCTTTTGTCTCCCATGACTTTGTCCCTCCAGAATCCAAGTCCGGCTCTCGGCCCCGTAAGCCGCCCCCCCGGAAACACACCCGGTCCTGGGCTGTGctgaagctgctgctgctgctgctgctgtgtgcaGCTGGCGGGCTGGTTGCTTGTCGGGTGACAGAGCTGCAGCAGCAGCCCCTCTGCACCAGCGTGAACACCATCTATGACAATGCGGTCCGGGGCCTGCGCAGCCATGACATCCTCCGGTGGGTCCTGCAGACCGATTCTCAGCAGTGAGCTTGTCCTCATCAcctgctgcctcccagccttGGAGCTTGGATTCCTATGGAATTGGGTTCTGCTGGACACAACCTGTTTTTAGTGTCAGACCTACCTGCCATCATCAAATGGCTGCCATTTGGTACTTTAGACCTCCTCTTTGTAAGACCTCCTTGTTCCTCAGTCAGGGTTCCCTGGTTGAATAGGGAGAAGTAAGAGGTAGGGACAGTAACCTGCATGCTTAAAAGAATAGgcttgaggtggggagaggaaaaaacagCCTTTTCTAGTTGTTATACGAAGCTGTGTAAAGGCAAGACTCATTTCTACTAAAGGTCAGCTGTCACTCCATTTATACTTTTGTATGTCACAGACCCTTTTTTTCATTCCTCCCTGGGGAGCCAGGGCAGATCAGGAGGCAGTGTGTTATTGGGGACTAGGGGGAACACTATACTCAGCAAATCTAGcctaaatttggggggagggacaTACCTATTTTTAAGGACCTCAGACATTTCAGGTATTTTAAATGATCATACAAAATCTCAGGCTGTGAAAGGGACTTCAAGACCATCCAGTCCAATATAACACttgtagatggggaaactgaggccttcCATGACTTGCCTGCAGTCTCAGTTTGAGGCAGAACTGGATTTCCACCCTGgtgtccttcctttcctttccatcatTTTGCCTCCTTTATAATGTcctgagaaaacaaaacttacaCTAGAATTGTGTATCTCTTGGCTGGAGTATAGACTCTTTCCTGGGAAACAGATTTATGACTCACAAACAAATCTCATAGCTACGAGGGTCTTGGGCAGCTCCTGCGAAGTCCTGCCGCAGCTTATGTGGTTTCTATAAAACGGGGATGGTCCAGGCTCCTGGCGTCAGTTTGAGAGCATGAACTCCCTGACTGCCAGTAAACAAGGTGGACCCTTGCAAAGCCACACTGTCTGTGACAGCTCTGTTAAGTAACTGGTGTGATTAAATACCTCAGAGCAACCTGGAAACTCAAGCTTCATAGACAATGAGGTGTAGAACTGTTTTGACTGTAGACATCACTACATGTATACAACGAAGGGAAACAAGTAGCATCGTGGAGTTTAAAAGTGACACATTAAGGACTAGCACAAATAAGGGGGGAACTGTCTGTTCTCATCTGCCAGGTTAAGCATTTTCTTGCTCTGTGGCCTCCTTTGCCTCTTTTCACAACAGCTGGACGGAGGGATCAGAAATGGCCATGTCATGGTGCTCATTCTTAGAAAACTCCGGATTGCGAGCTCTTTGCCTCTCCCCAGGGAGAGCAAGAACCTGCCATGTTCAGTCAGAACGGGATCCAGCTTTTCAGCACTAGTGGCCCATTTGGATAGGACTGACACACAACTGTCCTGACAGTGGAAGAGAGGACTTGTTCTCCCTCAAGGACAGCTCTGCCGCGCAGGCCCACACCTCACTCAGAATCACTACACATTCCTTTAGTCTTCCTCCAAGCTCCAGAGCCGTTGGCGTATATGCTTCACTGAAACTAAACACATAGTACATAAAATGAGATTAAGAGCATACAGCAGTCAGCACAGTGACCAGACCccgttccctggctgggggaggcagcttcagtgggtgggggaaggctgGGGCCCACTCAGTCCTGTCGAGCAGCTCACCAAGGGCAGTTCACTCATGACCTCGAGATTTGATGCTGAGGTTCTTTTGGATTTCTCCTGTTATTAAATACGTGTCTGAGTGGTCtgtctttgttcctttgtgttcTGAGGGCTGGCTGGGGTAGGGGGTTCTGCATGGCAGCTAGGAGAGGAATGTTAAATGCCTGTGAGCACAAATGCAAGCACCTCAGCCTTCACCCGTACGTCGACAGGTACGGAGATAACTGCAAATAGTGACGCCCACGAAAGCCTGCTGTAGGCAGGACCCAGGCCTGTGCTGCGGGTGACGTTTTCAATCCCTGCGTTGCAGTCATGCTTCCAGGTGGGGGAGGTGGAAATCTCCAGCTTTTCATCCTTGTCCCTGAGGGCTGGCATCAGTCTGCAGTGTCTAAAGAGAGATCTGGCTGCAAAGCTGTCATCTGAAGGTAGATGCGCCTGGAGAGCTCTGGCCCAATACGGCGGGAGGTGGCTGTCACACCTTCTCCACGGCGCACCTGTATGTCTGCGAGCAAATTCTGGCGTTCTTGCTCAGAAATACACCGCTTATAAGCCTGAAAATGGTAAATGACCTGTTAATACCACACCATACACAGCCATTCCTCATGAATAAGGGTTGGGGGGTAAGaacccatcctccctccctggtCAGTGTTGACTCTGATCTCAGTAGACCCACACTGGTGACATACAAGGTATTCTTGGGCCCTCACTGGTGTGGTCCTGGAAACTGGCACCCCACTAAGGCCACAGTGCACTAGGCAGTGACGCCTGGAACAGCATACCTGGATCAGGAGCTGCGGGGAGGGATAGGTGTCCACAACAGCACTGGCCATTTCCAGGCTGACTCGGTTCAGCTGCTGAATCTGTCTCTTCCAGACCAGCGCGAGCCCCCTGCCACAGCGGTCCACCTTTGCCCCTTCCAGCCCAGTCActctccaggcagaaggagaaaCTAGTTTGATCTCGGAGCTTTCTGAAAACAGCACAGTTGAGGAGCTACGAGTCACTTGTTACTCTGCTGCACCTGTCCCCTTAACTAATAATTCCTCCACTGACCTCAGAAGAGGTGGGCACAATGGTCTATCTGGCCTAGTTAAACGCTCACTGTTCCCAAGCAGTGCCAGTTGATGATTCCTCTTAAaacatctattccttttcattaaaagaGAAGGTACCAGAGAACTATGAGACCCTTGCTTATATTGAGATAGGGTTGTATTGATCAGAGAGGCCATGTGCACAGGGTAGGCACAAGGGACTGAGTATCAGGCCATTTGGAGTCTGGTTCTGGTTCTAATTTGCTAGGAACTTTGACAAGTTGGTCTCTCCAGGCCTCGGTTCCCTCAGGTATAAAATGAGGGACTTGGACTGGATTGTCTCTGAGGTctcattaattttaaattctggCTATGAATAGTCCTTGAGCTAGCTAGGCTAGAATTGTGTTTGACAAGGGCTTATTACATTGTGACCTGATCTACAGTGAGTCCTGGTAACTTGGCCCACTGGTGACCCAGTACCACCTTGCAGGACACAAACTTACACATAAGGTAAAGGAGAACATTTTAAGGGGACTAGAGGGCTCTTTCCAAGAATGCCCAGGGTTAGGTCAGCTCCTTCTGCTTCTAGCTTGAGTGACCACAGACTAGCAGCAGAGTTCAGAGGAAAGGGATATCTTTGGGTACCAGAACCACTGTAAAGGACAGGGCCCAGCGACGGAGCCAGGACTTGATGGGGCACTCACTTGAAGGGTGCTTCAGCCACAGCCTTTGTGAACGTGCATGCAAAGTTGGCCAGCTCTTTCCAGCTCTGCACAATTCGAGCCTGGGCTTCTGTGTGTAGCTGCAGATCCACCAGTGCCTAGAAACCCAAAAGCAGGATGGACTGGAAGGGCACAGAGAGACTAGTTTGAAActgctctcctctccctgttCAGTGAAGCTGCACCCCAGCCCCTTGGCTCCCTGTTTGGCCCCTTCTTAGTGCCAAGGCATAAAGTAGTGTCCAGCAGGCATTTTACTCTTTATCAGCAGCAAATTGGGTTAGATGAGAGTGGGCACCCACGCTGACTCAGGCAACAGAAGTTCTTACCTCTTCTATGTCTACCCTGGTCACCCCGGCCGCTGTGTTGGCCTCTAGttgtctttccttcctcttctccttggcCTGTTCTCTGGTGGCCACtccctgtttccttctcctcGGAGGATTCGGAGCACTGGAGCAGGGGAGGAAATCAAAGAGTGACACCTCCAGGCTGAGCTCAGGCAGAAGAGGTATGCAAAGCTTAGAGCAGAGAGTCCCACAGGGCTGGTCAGGGACACTAGTTTGCAGAGGGACCTAGATCTGGGATAAATAAATTCAACCCTGTTGGCCCAAGAGCTGCCCCTTTTAACGCCAAGTCTCAAGGACAAATCCAAACCTGAAACAGTTCTCCTGATCCACAACCACCAGTGACACAGCTTTCCCAGCTGTCCTTGCCGTGATGTCAGTTACAAAGCTCTGAAGcgtttccttcccttcctcggTGCTGCCCAGAGTTCTCTGTATAAATGGGCAGAAACTGCATGAATGCCTGCTCCCTAGGGTCATCCCTCTGTCCCATGCCTCGGCACCAACCCCTCTGGCTCTGCCCACCTGTTTGAAATTGTAGATCATAGGTACAAATGCCTCTGCCAAGAGCAACACCAGGATCATTGGCTCCTCCACCCAGTCCTCTCCATCCTGTCAAAGGACATGGAacccagcagagggaggcaggtcAGCAGGTGCTCAGCACCTGTGAGAGTGACCCAGGCCTTTTGGGTGAATGAACACATCCCCATCAGCCTAGTCCATTTTGCATTAccctttttcttctgaaatgaaGTCACAGTTACAAGAAACAGTGATCCATGATCCTGTCCCTCCCAGTCTCAACTGTTCAACCTTGGTGTACTGCATCTCAGAGGCAGTGAATAAGAAAAGAACATTAGTGAATTGAAATGGATTGAGAAATAACTGCCAATATTTCTATGCATTTtgaacagggagacagagagaaggaaactcttccaaaagatttgGAACAAATAAGTAACTTGGGCTTTGAGGGTAGATGCTAAGTATGAGCTGAGCGGCCCATACAAACACACAGGTTTTGTGTGACAAAGAACCACTAGGGAAACTTCAGTCTGTGAGAGCACCTCTTTGCCATACTAGGGCGTAATCAAACAGAGCCAGGGCCGCCTTGTGGTCCACAATCCTACAGCAGTACAGTATTACAGAGTGCAGTTTTCTGATTAGGTCCCTATAATAAGAAAAAGCCAAGTCCCACAATATAGCAAAGCACAAGTGGGAAGAGCTCTGGGTTATAGTCCCCGCCCACCGCCGCCACCACTCAGCTGTGATCCTTAACAAGGCTTTCCAACTTCTCATTTTCCCCCCTGTGATGTGGGGATGAGAATTCCTTCCTTATAGGATAACTGTGAGAGAAACAGGGGCGATCTTTCCCCACCACAAGGGATGCCTGACAATATCTGGAGTCCACTCGGAGGTGGACTACTGAAATCTAGGGTGTGGAGGCCAGGGACACTGCTAAAtgtcctacaatgcacaggacaggctGGCACAACAGGGAACTAACCAATCTGAAATGGCAACAGTCCCTGAGGAGGAGAAAGCGAGTTAACATCATTATTACCTTGAGGTACTGCGCTGTCCCTTGTAGTTTCCTTGTGTCCCACTCCTGCCTTGGAAAACAGTCCCTTTATTAAATCCTGAGTGTGCCATCTGCTTTCCTGCTGGGGCCCTGACTGCTATATGTCCCTTAgaataaaagcatatttattcTGTGACtctcaggaggaggagagacagcaGCCAGAAAAGCCCTACCTCAGCGGGCCCAGCCCTTCTCCTCCAGGAGATGCTGCGAGGCACGGCCTGCGCCTCAATCACACAGGAGCACTCCATGGACTGCAGTGCACCGAGGAGCTGGCCCCCACCTTCCATCTGTAAGAGCACTGcaacagaggggaaaggggttgtCAGTGGGGCCCAGGAAGCAGTTCACACAGCACAGGGTaaagaaggctgcctggaggaccTGGATCCAGCAGCACAACGATGTGCTTTAAGCATTCCTCTGGCCTCTGAGCTTTCAGCCTGTTGACCAGGGctgccttcttcttcctttcctgttgccTCAGGGTGCTTTCCTTCTGGCTTGCTAGTCCCCGCTGCTGGCATCTCTGGGAGTCTCTCTTCTGGACCTTCTGATTATGCTTGGTTCTCTTCTGAGGCGGGGGTACCTCTTCATTTGTTTGGGCTACTGTCAAGCTGTTGCTCTGGACACAGCAGGTAGTTGGGCAGGCTGGAAGCCGATGGCATGGATGGTCTAACATAGGGTCCTTGCACTTGGATGCACGCCTTGCTAAGGTGTCATGGGGGGGAATATAAGTGATCCTTGGAAAGGGCTGGTTTTGCCAGTCACATGATGCTCCTTCATTAGTCTGATGAGCCAAAACACTTTTAGCTGGGGAGCTGGAGTCCTCAGGGCTCAGCTGCTTGTGGGTCAAAAATCTACAAGTAAGTCTCTCAGCCAGGGGAATAAATTCCTCCTCATCGTCACTTCCACTGCTTAGCACCCTAACTGGCTCTGTTTGTGAGACAGTTTGAGCTGTGTCTGGGACAGGTGGTGGATCTTTCCATTTTGGTGATGGAGGACAGGAGGCCTCAGAATCTGAGATGTCAACCACTACAatctcctcctctttctgaggCTCCCTCCTCTTTGCTGAAGATGGTTCCTTCTTCAGGAAGGCAAATGTTGGCAACTCCTCAGAGTCACTCTCACTGGAATCCAGTGAGAGTGATGACTTCTTTAGAGCCATCAAAAATGCTATCCGATTAATTCCctaaaaggaaaagataagacACAGACTGTAGCATTGAATTCAGTCCACTAGATGTGTTCTACAGCCAAgctttatagaaataaatatgatacacagagaaatggagaaatagagaaatagggCATGGTCCCAGCAAGGTCAGCCTGGAACTCAGAACAGCTTTGTCTGTAATCTAACAGGAACCCTCCTCAAATCCTTTCTAGGTCAAGGTGAAGTATAAACAAAGTGGATGCTACTATTAAAAAGTCTTAATGGAGTAGAAGCGAGATTCCACACCACCCCTTTGTTGATCTCTgcatttaaaatggaagtacCGAGtcattaaaaattgagatataatttgcatcctataaaattcacccttttaaagtgtacagttcagtatgTTTCAGTATATTTGCAAGGCTGGataaccatcactaccatctaattccagaacattctcatcaccccaaaaagaaatgcCACAGCCATTAGGCAGTCAAtccatttcccttcccccaccagcccctggcaaccataaatCTTCAGTCTCTATGGatctgcctattctggatatttcatataaatggactcatagcATGTGCTCTTTTGTGAaaggcttcttttacttagcatgttttcaaggttcatttatgttATAACACGTGTCAGCACTTCATtgcttttaatggctgaataatactccaatGTATgcatatactacattttgtttatccattcatcacttgGTGGACATTCggcttgtttccattttttggccactatgaataatgctgcatgaACACCATGTCCAAATTTTTGTGAGGACATGTTGCTGGGTCGTGCACAAGAGTCACTCTTTGAACAAATATTCACTAACACTGTGTGACCCGGGATGAGCCATGTAACTCCTGGGGGCCTCGCCTTCATTTTCAGTAAATTtgggataataaaaataactacaaggttatgagagtttaaaaaaaaatttaatgcatcAACAGCACTCTGTACAGTACCCAGCAATCACCAAGAGTTCAGTAAAGTAAGCTTAACGACTAGAGAGGGACCTCACCCCTGTCCCCGTCCGGGCCTCTGCTGACTGGCAGAATACGGAGATCGGACAAGCCGGCCCCTGCCAGGCATATTCCACGCCTTTCCAGCCGGCATCAGGGCAGGCAGCTCGTCCACACGCCGCAGCAGAGGCCCCGGACGCCCCGGCCACAAAGCCGCTACGGAGCAGAGCTCAAGAGGGAGGTCCTACCTCGCCCGCCTGCCAGCTTGCCTGCAGGCCGGGCTGTACTCACCAGCAACTTCTCGCGCCACTCTTTCAACCGCCACGTAGGACCCGGAAGTAGATCTTCCCGTAGCGGAAACGGAAGGTTTCGGAGACCGAAAGCGCGCGTACAGCAAGCATGGCGTTGGCGGCGCTGACGCTGAGGACGCGGACAGCTGGTAGCGGGACGCCGTCGCCGTCGCGGGGCGAGGGGTGGAGGCGGGATGGAGACCTTGCCGGGAGCCGGGGGATGGAGGCCGTTCCCCGCGGGGGACCCTGGGGGCGGGAGGGTTGGGGGATAGTGCGGGGTCCAAGAGGTTTGAGGGGCGGCAGTCGCCGATCACATGACATCTGGGGCGAGGGTCAGGTGACCATCCCTGCCTGGCTTGCAAGTACAGCTCCCTTAGCGGTTGGTGACTTAAGTTCCCCGCTTCTCCTGTCTGGCTTTGTTTgggttccttcatctgtaaacaTGAGTTATTACCTCAGGCTCATTGGAGCCCAAAAAACGAATCCGTCCGTTCAACAGACTGAGGTCTGTCTTTGTGCCAGACACAGTGGTAGGTGTTGAGGATTtcagcagagaaaataaagacgTAGTCTCTCCCCCAAGGCTGGTCCTTTCTAATGGATAAGTCAGTTAAGAAgcacataaataaaatagttgtAAATTGTAACAAGTactgtgaaagaaaggaaaaaatgtgtctgtttctcttttttaaggtGAGTGGTCAGGGGAGCCCTCTGAGGAGGTAACATGTAAGTTAAGACCTAAAGGATGACAGGAGGCCTGGCTTTGTAAGAGAGGCAAGAGAGTGACTTGACCCAGTTTTACATCTTGAGAAGTAAACTTGTTTTTATGTGAATTTAAAGGGAATAGCAGTGGAAATGAGGAAACCAGATGGGAAGCTTTAATAGTAGCCCTGATGAGAGATGATTTAGCCGAGATGTTAGTACTGTCAGTGAACTTGGAGGGAACTGGGTGGATTTGAGATCCATTTGGAGTTAGAATCCACAGGACTTGCTGGTGAACTAGATATGTGAGGTGAGCAAAGGGAAGGAATCAGCAGTGATTCCTTGATTTCTGCTTGAGCAACTGCATTTCCTTTGAGCATTGTTTAAGGAGGAGGATGGTAAATAGGGTGAAGGGCAAAGGTTTGTGAATGAGATAAGGTAGATAAAGCAAGTCTAGTTCCTGACCTTAGTaagaaagtgaatgaatgaataaataggtgTTTAAAGGTAGGGAGATCCTGGTGCTGTGCTCTAAGTCCTTATCTTTGATCCTTTGCCCCAGCTAGTCTGTGTTCTCATTAAAACTTCAGAAACCTAGGTTTTAGGAAATCTGAATTTACGGGCTCCAGGGACCCACAAAGGCTCTAAAGATCCTGGCATCACCCTGACTAAGCATAGCTGTATCTGCAgacctgagggcagggactgccaTTCCTCGGCTTTACGTGGGGCACAAGGCTTCCATCCTGGTTAGTATGAATTTTAgttccctttcctttttaaaataaatgccgTTG
The sequence above is a segment of the Camelus ferus isolate YT-003-E chromosome 16, BCGSAC_Cfer_1.0, whole genome shotgun sequence genome. Coding sequences within it:
- the LRRC59 gene encoding leucine-rich repeat-containing protein 59 → MTKTGSKGGNLRDKLDGNELDLSLSDLNEVPVKELAALPKATILDLSCNKLTTLPADFCGLTHLVKLDLSKNKLRQLPVDFGRLVNLQHLDLLNNRLVTLPVSFAQLKSLKWLDLKDNPLDPVLAKVAGDCLDEKQCKQCANKVLQHMKAVQVDQERERQRRLEIDREAEKKWEAKQRAKEAQERELRKREKAEEKERRRKEYDALKAAKREQEKKPKKETNQAPKSKSGSRPRKPPPRKHTRSWAVLKLLLLLLLCAAGGLVACRVTELQQQPLCTSVNTIYDNAVRGLRSHDILRWVLQTDSQQ
- the EME1 gene encoding LOW QUALITY PROTEIN: crossover junction endonuclease EME1 (The sequence of the model RefSeq protein was modified relative to this genomic sequence to represent the inferred CDS: deleted 1 base in 1 codon), whose protein sequence is MALKKSSLSLDSSESDSEELPTFAFLKKEPSSAKRREPQKEEEIVVVDISDSEASCPPSPKWKDPPPVPDTAQTVSQTEPVRVLSSGSDDEEEFIPLAERLTCRFLTHKQLSPEDSSSPAKSVLAHQTNEGASCDWQNQPFPRITYIPPHDTLARRASKCKDPMLDHPCHRLPACPTTCCVQSNSLTVAQTNEEVPPPQKRTKHNQKVQKRDSQRCQQRGLASQKESTLRQQERKKKAALVNRLKAQRPEECLKHIVVLLDPVLLQMEGGGQLLGALQSMECSCVIEAQAVPRSISWRRRAGPAEDGEDWVEEPMILVLLLAEAFVPMIYNFKQRTLGSTEEGKETLQSFVTDITARTAGKAVSLVVVDQENCFSAPNPPRRRKQGVATREQAKEKRKERQLEANTAAGVTRVDIEEALVDLQLHTEAQARIVQSWKELANFACTFTKAVAEAPFKKLRDQTSFSFCLESDWAGGAKVDRCGRGLALVWKRQIQQLNRVSLEMASAVVDTYPSPQLLIQAYKRCISEQERQNLLADIQVRRGEGVTATSRRIGPELSRRIYLQMTALQPDLSLDTAD